The proteins below come from a single Amphiura filiformis chromosome 15, Afil_fr2py, whole genome shotgun sequence genomic window:
- the LOC140171994 gene encoding LOW QUALITY PROTEIN: uncharacterized protein (The sequence of the model RefSeq protein was modified relative to this genomic sequence to represent the inferred CDS: inserted 2 bases in 1 codon; deleted 2 bases in 2 codons), which yields MEKMLDEEKDLGVQFDKTLTFGKHIGTIANKENRVVGVIKRTFDHMNEHVFKTLYKSMVRPHLEHANSVWXAYLKRDIDKLEKVQRRATKIVPSLQDLPYDKRLKLLDLPTLAYRRLRGDLIQVYKILHELQDIEVSKMFDMTRNVEGLRGHDLKINKQRCSTRLRQNCFSQRVCNVWNKLPAAVVHAQSTNIFKNGIVEFLTKHIDMYSFSGFSAQDRITWTSR from the exons ATGGAAAAGATGCTTGATGAGGAAAAAGATCTTGGAGTCCAGTTTGACAAGACACTGACCTTCGGGAAGCACATAGGAACAATAGCAAATAAGGAAAACAGAGTTGTTGGTGTGATTAAGAGAACTTTTGATCACATGAATGAGCATGTATTTAAGACACTTTACAAGTCTATGGTTCGTCCGCATTTGGAGCATGCAAATAGTGTATG AGCCTACTTGAAGAGAGATATTGACAAACTTGAA AAAGTACAACGTAGAGCAACAAAAATTGTTCCATCACTACAAGATCTGCCATATGACAAAAGATTAAAGCTGTTAGATCTACCAACACTGGCTTATAGAAGACTTCGGGGTGACCTCATCCAGGTATACAAGATTCTACATGAACTACAAGATATTGAAGTATCGAAGATG TTTGACATGACAAGGAATGTTGAAGGACTGAGAGGCCATGATCTGAAGATTAATAAGCAGAGATGTTCTACGAGGTTACGGCAAAACTGCTTCTCACAGAGAGTGTGTAATGTGTGGAACAAACTCCCAGCAGCTGTTGTTCATGCCCAATCCACCAACATCTTCAAGAATGGTATTGTCGAGTTTCTCACCAAACATATTGACATGTATAGCTTCTCCGGGTTCTCAGCACAGGACCGAATTACTTGGACATCCAGATAA